The following nucleotide sequence is from Triticum dicoccoides isolate Atlit2015 ecotype Zavitan chromosome 7B, WEW_v2.0, whole genome shotgun sequence.
GGCAAGGACGACCAGAACTTGAAGAAGGCGGCTGATTGCCTCGGAGGAACAAAACCCTAACGTGAGGAAAATTCGCGTACTTTCAGTAAGTTTATTTGGTTAAAAGGGGGCTAGGGTGCCGGGCCGTGAAATTCGGCCCTGATGGCCAGATTTGCGCACAAGCGTCCTCTAAAAAAAGTTCAAAGATACTGGAGCGTACAAAGACTCTTCTTCTTCGCTCCCCACTCCTCTCCCAATCCCTACTGGCGCCAAGGCCCTCGACATTTCAAAATCGCGCTCCGCCGCGTCGAGTCCATGGCCAAGAGCCCCACGGCAACCACCAGCCGGCGGTCCACCAGAAAACCGCGGGCCCGCTCCGCTGCCGTGCCCCCCTCGGCGGACATCGAGGACCTGGCGCCGTCGGGTGTCCTGGCGGGGCCCACCTCGGCGGCGCCCGCGCTGAGCTCAGAGTTGCTTCGGTGGTATGACGCGCACCGGCGCGACCTTCCGTGGCGATTCTCCGCGGCGCCGGGGCGCGAGGGCAGAGAGAAGAGGGCGTATGCGGTGTGGGTGTCGGAGGTGATGCTGCAGCAGACGAGGGTGCCCGTCGTCATCGATTACTACTCCCGGTGGATGGCGCGGTGGCCCACCGTGGAGACCCTCGCCGCCGCCACGCAGGAGGTAGAGAGAAACCTGCTCACCTCCTGTGTACGAAAGATTCGATCTTTGATGCATATTTTGCGGGTGGAGATCGAATGGTTGATTCGGGGTTTCCTTGTTGCAGGAGGTGAATGAGATGTGGGCCGGTCTTGGGTACTACCGgagggcacggtttcttctggaggTGAGATTTGGAGTCTGATACGCGTAGAACCCTAGGAAAGGGTGCCCAATGTAGCGCTGTTCGCTAGTTTCTGCAACCTTCACAGTGCCCATGACCTGTTTGACGTTTTGCTTGGGAGATCTTGGAAGTTGATTCGGTTTCTCGTTTTCCCTTCAaacgagggaggttctagtgctagCTCATGAGGGCTGTTGCATTAAGCTTATTGGCCAGTGCCAAGTTGTCAGCTCATTGGATAACGTTTTGGGTAGTTCAGGAGGAATATATTGTTGACATGGGTATTCAGTAATTGAGCCTTTTCCTTCTGATTTACTTTTCATCTTATAAATTATTCTTCAGTGGAATCATCAAAAAGGAAAAATCGTCAGTGCTTCTTGGTCATAGAACGTTGCAGCATAGTGGATTAAGGATATGACTAGTTTCTATTTATGGGAAAGTAGGGAGCAAAGCAGATTGCGGAAAAGGGGGAATTCCCTAGCACAGCATCAACACTTCGTCAGGTTCGCGGCATTGGGGATTACACAGCAGGCGCCATTGCCTCCATAGCCTTCAATGAGGTTGTGCAACCATATATCTCATCTTTAAATAAGCATCTTCGTGCTTTTTTTTTGCATATTCAAATGATCTTGCTTCATTTCTGTACTATAGGTCACCCCACTTGTGGATGGAAATGTTGTACGTGTTATCAGCAGACTCTTTGCAATTGCTGATAACCCAAAAGAATCGTCAACAATAAAGAGATTCTGGTAAGTAGCAcgatcctctttgatcccttggagAGCAATGGAAGTGTCAATCGTGGTAGTAATTTTTATGTTGTCTATTTGCAATGATGCTTAACATTTAGTGTGAAATAGCATCTGTATGGTaatttattttcatttttattttccgcACCAAACAAGTAGTCGGCATAGTACTGAGCTATACGCTCAATTAATATTACCAATTGCTGATGTATCAATTTATAAGCTTGTTTCATGGCTGCCAATCTCCACTGACTTAAGTGCAAGCTGTATCCTCTTTTGGTTCCATGTTGATACTGATCCTGCTGCAACCATTTTCTCCCCCACCATATATCTAGTTTGGGGCTTGAATCCTTATACTGATACGGGAATACCTTTGGGCACTATTGCTGGATTATAGGGAGCTTGCTGGTCAACTGGTCGATCCATCAAGGCCAGGAGACTTCAACCAAGCAATGATGGAACTAGGAGCAACATTGTGCAGCAAGACCAAGCCTGATTGCTCCAAGTGCCCTGTCTCTAGCCACTGCCAAGCGCTTGCGCTTTCCCGTGAAAATCCATTGGTTGGAGTTACAGACTACCCACGGGTGGTCCCCAAAGCTAAACCGCGTCGTGATTTCGCTGCTGTTTGTGTTGTTCAAATTGCACAAGGCTTGAAGGAAGAGATGGCAGAAGGCAAATGTAATCTCTTTCTCTTGATAAAGAGGCCAGAAGAGGGGCTGCTTGCAGGGCTCTGGGAGTTCCCATCGGTTCTTGTAGACGAATGCAAGACCGATCCGCTAAACAGGAGAAAAGAGATGGATAGGTATTTGAAGCAGTTGGTTGACATAGATGTTGAACAGGAATCCAATCTGGTCCTCAGGGAGGATGTTGGTCAGCATGTTCACATTTTCTCCCACATTCGCTTGACGATGCATGTGGAGCTGATGGTTATCAAGATCAAAGGTGAGTCATGTGCTGCCCTCACTAGCAGTTGGCTTCTAATGTTGCAGCCTAATTAATTCTTCTATTGTAGGTGATGTGGGTCAAGTATGCAACAAGGGACAAGGTAGCACGAAACTGAAACTTGTCGATGAAAGTTCAATCGATTCCATGGGCTTGACATCGGGAATTCGGAAGGTAATTGCAGTTCAAATATCTGGAATGTCAAAAATTCCCGAGTTTGTTCAGAACTGTAAGTAACATGGATGCTTTTACTTCAGGTTCACAATATGGTGAAGGCTTTCAAGGAGAAAAAACTATTGGAGCAAAGCCAAATGCCCACGAAGAAAAGGAGCAGACGTCAAAAGCAGTAACATAACCGGTTAAATGACTTGTAAGATTATTTTGTATGTACTATCTGGGTTGCTGACTCAGCACATGAGCGAACTGTTGCTAGAAAGGCCGTTCAAATTTCCAGCATTCCTTCTGAAAACTTATCCCTTGAGTTTTTATGTTCTGCTGTTACCTCGAGGTAGATTCCTCTTCTGAAGAGTGTTTGTTTGGTCATGCAGCGGCCTTTTATACTACCCCTAATCATCAGATccatttgcaagaaaagttctaggCATTATATTTTTCCAGGAGAATTGATGTATTTAGCATTGTTCCCAATTGTATCAGTTTATCACCACGGATAAATAGAGGAAGCTGGTACATGCAACCCTGTTTCTGTACTTTGTTGTCTGGCTTCGAAAAATGTGCTCCAACTGAAACACCACGAATCAACAGTTGACCTCTTTATGATTGAGTCTCCAGACAGACAGTACCATTTCGGCAGCTCAGACCGTGCCGTGACCAGCACAACAAGGTTTGCACAGATCTTGATTCCGAATCGGCCTGTGTTAATGTTGACTGAGAGTTCTTTTTCTGAAAAGCACCCACTCTATTACATGTTCACCCGAAGTATAAAGCACTTCGAACATACACCAAATTACATCAAGCTTCATGGACCACCGAACGACCATTGATATCGTTAGAATGAGCCACCAACGCATTGTTGTCATCGCTCCCAGATCGGAACATGTATGGCCTTGTTGATGACAACAGGGAAGTCGCCGTGCGCATGCCCTTAAGAACCATCGCCCCGAAGCCGTAGGCATCACCGTTGAAACCTTGAATCACCTTGAATCGTTATGGAGAACTTGATATCAAATCTCGCCATCGTGCACACATAACAAGAAACCCTAACCTTGCCACTCAGAGGAGCCGTCATGAATCTATGGGGGAGCTCCGTCTAATCCATCCCGATGGATGAACTCGAGGAGGATCGAAGCCCGGAAGACCAACTAGAAGATGAAGCGTCCCCATCCGCCCGGCCGCCGCTCCTGCATGGACTAAAACCCTAACCTATCTACTAACCGGAGCCAATGCACCACGATTCCCCTCTCTGCCACCTACCCTAGAGCAACAGGCAAAGAGAAGGCGACTCCATGGACTCGCTGGCGAAGATCGAGGGGAGGAAGGTTGCGCCCCAGTCGCCTTGCGAAAGGGGAAAGAAACAACTTCAAGCCTAACCAGAGTTGGTGGCAATGTTGACCGAGAGTTAATCCTTTCTCATCCGGGCGGGAATAATAAAACGGTTTGACAAAACACTATGTTAATACTACAAATTAATACAATTTTGCCTAAATGGTATATGATCTAGTATAGACCCCACCCCCGAACAAGAGAAAAGCAACCACAAAACAAAAGAATCGCAGTCCCTGAACACAAATCTGTAAACTAAAAGAATATACCACCAAAAGGTAAATGGCAAATCAAGCATCTTCAATAGTTTTAAGACGGTTGTTGATAAATTTACAATGTAAACATTTTTTATGATGTGTCAAATAATGAACGAAGAGAAAGTGTAAGATTGTATGAACATGaaccaagaacttgtgcacaagctCCAATGTAAGAAGAAGAGCAAGCTTTAATTTTCTCTCACCCCGCTTCTTTTTACTCTGCGTGTAAGATTTGTTTGAATTCAAACATCATAAATTTTGACCAATTTTATAAGAAAAATATCAAGATTCACAATacgaaatcaatatcattagatgcatcataaaattatttttcattttataTAACATAGTATTGTAGAtgctgatattttttcatataaatttggtcaaactttatcaAGTTTATTATGCGGAGTACAAAGAAACGGAGCGAGACTTAATTGATACATACAACTATTGAAGTAAATGTATGATACGCTCTTTCTTGATAATATCTCTATCTCAACTACTACAAATGCACCAGTTGCAATTCTTTTAAACCTATCAATATTAACGTACACAGGAGAGACACCACCCTCCGATCTAATCCACTTAACTAAATCTAACACTCCTATAACTCCGGTGGTTTCCACCAATCGAATGGCCAACATTCAATGTTCCGCCACAACCCCACATACGTCATGCCCCAATCACTTACGTTGCGCTTGGATGTACCCATTGAAGGCCTTGAATTGGATTTGACATTCCAAACTTTCATTTCAGCTGTTTGGATGGACACTATATTAGCAACACGTAATGGAAACAAATTTTCAGCCCGAATTGACCTGCACGCGAAGGCCTCGCCAACAATATGGAGGGCTCCCGCTTGGAATTGCCCTAAAATGGCCGGCTCCTGCAAAACATACTGATTCAACTTTCTTTCCCTCTCCCCGCAAATAGAAAAAGAAAGATAGAAAGGATGGTTGCGGCCACGAATCTGGACGGCCGCCATGCAGCTCGGCGACGGCTTGCAGGTGCACTCCCACCCATTTGCTGCCCCTCCCACAGCATCTCCCTCATCGCCGGTCAGTCCTCCTCCCAGTGACGCCACCCTACCTCGTCCCTAGTTGCTCCTCGCCCTCACATGTCGCCTCCTCTGGCAGCCTCCATGTATGCGCCAGCGATGATCGTCCCTTCCTCGTCCCTGGTCCATCTCCATCTGTCCTATCCCCT
It contains:
- the LOC119341873 gene encoding adenine DNA glycosylase-like, encoding MAKSPTATTSRRSTRKPRARSAAVPPSADIEDLAPSGVLAGPTSAAPALSSELLRWYDAHRRDLPWRFSAAPGREGREKRAYAVWVSEVMLQQTRVPVVIDYYSRWMARWPTVETLAAATQEEVNEMWAGLGYYRRARFLLEGAKQIAEKGEFPSTASTLRQVRGIGDYTAGAIASIAFNEVTPLVDGNVVRVISRLFAIADNPKESSTIKRFWELAGQLVDPSRPGDFNQAMMELGATLCSKTKPDCSKCPVSSHCQALALSRENPLVGVTDYPRVVPKAKPRRDFAAVCVVQIAQGLKEEMAEGKCNLFLLIKRPEEGLLAGLWEFPSVLVDECKTDPLNRRKEMDRYLKQLVDIDVEQESNLVLREDVGQHVHIFSHIRLTMHVELMVIKIKGDVGQVCNKGQGSTKLKLVDESSIDSMGLTSGIRKVHNMVKAFKEKKLLEQSQMPTKKRSRRQKQ